One part of the Pseudoliparis swirei isolate HS2019 ecotype Mariana Trench chromosome 6, NWPU_hadal_v1, whole genome shotgun sequence genome encodes these proteins:
- the lrrc4ca gene encoding leucine rich repeat containing 4C, genome duplicate a translates to MLYKMTSSQKQQMMRGPRWNRALSDPFFVLLLALQLLVVAGLVRAQTCPSACSCSNQFSKVICTRRGLRDVPDGISTNTRYLNLQENLIQVIKVDSFKHLRHLEILQLSKNHIRKIELGAFNGLATLNTLELFDNRLTTIPNGAFEYLSKLKELWLRNNPIESIPSYAFNRVPSLRRLDLGELKRLSYISEGAFEGLSNLRYLNLGMCNLKEIPNLIPLVKLDELEMSGNQVAVIRPGSFKGLIHLQKLWMMHAQIQTIERNSFDDLQSLVELNLAHNNLTLLPHDLFTPLHHLERVHLHHNPWNCNCDILWLSWWLKEMVPANTSCCARCSSPTHHKGQYIGELDQNYFHCYAPVIVEPPVDLNVTEGSAAELKCRANSLTSVSWITPNGSVMTHGAYKIRISVLNNGTLNFTNVTMQDTGTYTCMVSNSAGNTTASATLNVSSTENSSFSYFTTVTVETIESPHNEVFTTAVQQKAGPTSSAGSWESVSPTSTTTTTVRTLLYTRTTEKTYTIPVTELGGEGSLNGLDEVMKTTKIIIGCFVAITLMAAVMLIIFYKMRKQHHQQNHHAPTRTIEIINVDEDCVTGGPGMEGHLTLPPLEHEHLNHYNAYKTVYNHASTINSIHSSAHEPLLIRASSKDNVQETQI, encoded by the coding sequence ATGTTATACAAGATGACCTCCTCTCAGAAGCAGCAGATGATGCGAGGTCCTAGGTGGAACCGGGCCTTGTCCGACCCTTTTTTTGTGCTGCTTCTGgccctccagctgctggtggtggcAGGGCTGGTACGTGCTCAGACATGCCCCTCTGCCTGCTCCTGTAGTAACCAGTTCAGCAAAGTCATCTGCACTCGCCGAGGCCTGCGGGATGTCCCTGATGGCATCTCTACCAACACCCGCTATCTGAATCTGCAAGAAAATCTGATTCAGGTCATAAAGGTGGACAGCTTCAAGCACCTACGACATCTGGAGATCCTTCAGCTGAGCAAAAACCACATACGCAAAATTGAACTGGGGGCCTTCAATGGGCTGGCCACCCTCAATACCTTGGAGCTTTTTGATAACCGCCTCACCACGATCCCAAACGGGGCATTTGAGTACCTGTCCAAACTAAAGGAGCTTTGGTTAAGAAATAACCCCATAGAGAGCATTCCCTCTTATGCTTTCAACAGAGTGCCCTCATTACGTCGGTTGGACCTTGGGGAGCTCAAACGTCTCTCCTACATATCTGAGGGGGCCTTTGAAGGGCTGAGCAATCTGCGCTACCTAAATCTGGGAATGTGCAATCTGAAGGAAATTCCCAATCTTATTCCCCTGGTGAAGCTGGATGAACTGGAGATGTCGGGGAACCAGGTAGCTGTGATCCGACCTGGCTCTTTTAAGGGGCTCATCCATTTGCAGAAGCTATGGATGATGCATGCCCAGATCCAGACCATAGAAAGGAACTCTTTTGATGACCTGCAGTCATTAGTGGAGCTCAATCTAGCCCATAATAACCTGACCCTTTTGCCCCATGATCTCTTCACCCCTTTACATCACCTGGAGAGGGTGCACTTGCACCACAACCCGTGGAATTGTAACTGTGACATCCTCTGGCTTAGCTGGTGGCTAAAGGAGATGGTACCAGCTAACACCAGCTGCTGTGCCCGCTGCAGCTCACCAACCCACCATAAAGGACAATACATTGGCGAGCTGGACCAGAACTACTTTCACTGTTATGCTCCTGTTATTGTGGAGCCTCCTGTAGACCTAAATGTGACAGAAGGAAGCGCTGCAGAGTTGAAATGCAGAGCCAACTCCTTGACCTCGGTAAGCTGGATTACACCCAATGGTTCCGTCATGACACACGGTGCTTACAAGATCAGAATCTCCGTGCTGAATAATGGTACTCTGAACTTTACCAATGTTACCATGCAGGACACAGGTACATACACATGTATGGTCAGTAATTCTGCAGGAAACACAACAGCATCTGCCACGCTCAATGTGTCCTCGACAGAGAACAGCAGCTTCAGCTACTTCACCACAGTGACAGTGGAGACCATAGAATCGCCACATAATGAAGTCTTCACCACTGCTGTGCAACAGAAGGCGGGCCCCACATCTTCTGCTGGTTCATGGGAGTCTGTTTCTCCCACGTctacaacgacaacaacagTCCGGACTCTGCTCTACACTCGCACCACCGAGAAGACTTACACAATCCCAGTCACCGAGCTGGGTGGGGAAGGCTCACTGAATGGTTTGGATGAGGTCATGAAGACAACCAAGATCATCATTGGCTGCTTTGTTGCAATCACACTCATGGCAGCAGTCATGCTGATCATTTTCTACAAGATGCGCAAACAGCACCACCAGCAGAACCACCACGCGCCCACACGCACCATAGAGATCATCAATGTGGACGAGGACTGTGTAACAGGAGGCCCGGGCATGGAAGGCCACCTGACCCTGCCTCCTCTTGAGCATGAGCACCTCAACCACTACAACGCCTATAAGACTGTGTACAACCATGCCTCCACTATCAACTCCATACACAGTTCAGCGCACGAACCTTTGTTAATTCGCGCCAGCTCAAAAGACAATGTACAAGAGACCCAAatctaa